The Hymenobacter sp. DG01 genome has a segment encoding these proteins:
- a CDS encoding 3-ketoacyl-ACP reductase: protein MESLAGKNALVTGAGKGIGRAVAVALAQEGANVALLARTESQLREVAQEIEALGVKAVVVTADVADRAAAEAAVNQAIQELGSIDILINNAGIGTFAKLVDMDPEEWENIIRVNLLGTYYITRAVLPQMIQRESGDIINIASTAGQRGAATTSAYSASKFALLGLTESLMQEVRKQNIRVSALTPSTVATELAINNKLTDGNPEKVMQPEDLAEFIISQLKLNRRIFIKEAGMWSTNP, encoded by the coding sequence ATGGAATCATTAGCCGGTAAGAACGCCCTGGTAACGGGCGCTGGTAAAGGAATTGGCCGGGCCGTGGCCGTAGCCCTGGCTCAGGAAGGCGCCAACGTGGCCCTGCTGGCCCGTACTGAAAGCCAGCTCCGGGAAGTAGCCCAGGAAATTGAAGCCTTGGGCGTAAAAGCCGTGGTAGTAACCGCCGACGTAGCCGACCGCGCCGCCGCCGAAGCCGCCGTAAATCAGGCCATTCAGGAGCTGGGTAGCATCGACATCCTGATCAACAACGCCGGCATCGGCACCTTTGCCAAACTCGTGGACATGGACCCCGAGGAGTGGGAAAACATCATTCGGGTGAACCTGCTGGGCACTTACTACATCACGCGTGCAGTGCTCCCCCAGATGATTCAGCGCGAGTCGGGCGACATTATCAACATTGCTTCTACCGCTGGCCAGCGCGGAGCCGCCACCACCAGCGCCTACAGCGCCTCGAAGTTTGCTTTGCTGGGCCTTACCGAGTCCTTGATGCAGGAAGTGCGCAAGCAGAACATCCGCGTGTCGGCCCTCACGCCCAGCACCGTGGCCACCGAGCTTGCCATCAACAACAAGCTCACCGACGGTAACCCCGAGAAGGTAATGCAACCCGAGGACCTGGCTGAGTTCATCATCTCTCAGCTCAAGCTCAACCGTCGTATTTTCATCAAGGAAGCCGGCATGTGGAGCACCAACCCTTAA
- a CDS encoding Na+/H+ antiporter: MENLEIVILLMAALALLYALANRLKLPYPVLLVVAGLLIGLVPGLPVVRLSPNVVFLVFLPPLLYEASFNTSWHDFKRYHRSISLLAIGLVLFTMAAVAAVAHYFIPGMTWALGFVLGAIVSPPDAVAATSATHGLGLPRRVSTILEGESLLNDASALIAYRYAVAAVVSGTFGLWEAGLQFLLVAGGGLALGAALGYLFTRLQSRVQDPTLATVLSLLSPFMGYVLAEHLHISGVLAVVATGLVMSWNSFEAYTFRTRIRRSNFWKVLTFLLNGFVFILIGLQLPAIMEGLGAYSLPTIIGYGLLISVVAIVVRLLWIFPAGLSSYYFGRGGQEFTSVKEQARELFVVSWSGMRGVVSLATALALPMVLSNGEPFPQRNLILFITFCVILVTLVVQGLSLPWFVRRLGVQTPPEQDLQEARELRLELARAALTYIDSTVAGATDARAFREIRNRFEHRISRLENPVPPDATSDNTSNPAAERAEFEQILRQQLAVIEHERELLVQLHRAGTFSEEAVRRVERELDITTSTLYSQLNAL, from the coding sequence ATGGAAAACCTCGAAATCGTAATTCTGCTGATGGCGGCGCTGGCGCTGCTGTATGCCCTGGCCAACCGCCTGAAGCTGCCCTACCCCGTGTTGCTGGTGGTAGCCGGCCTGCTCATAGGCCTGGTGCCCGGCCTGCCTGTAGTCCGCCTCAGCCCCAACGTGGTGTTTCTGGTGTTTCTGCCGCCCCTGCTCTATGAGGCCAGTTTCAACACCTCCTGGCACGATTTCAAGCGTTACCACCGCTCCATTTCCCTGTTGGCCATTGGGCTGGTGTTGTTTACCATGGCGGCGGTGGCGGCCGTAGCGCATTACTTCATTCCGGGCATGACCTGGGCCCTGGGCTTTGTACTGGGCGCCATCGTGTCGCCGCCCGATGCGGTAGCCGCTACCAGCGCTACTCACGGTTTGGGCCTGCCCCGGCGGGTATCGACCATTCTGGAAGGGGAAAGCCTACTGAATGATGCCTCGGCCCTGATTGCCTACCGCTACGCCGTGGCGGCCGTGGTAAGCGGCACCTTCGGGCTTTGGGAGGCCGGCCTGCAGTTTCTGCTGGTGGCAGGCGGCGGACTGGCGCTGGGCGCGGCGTTGGGCTACCTCTTTACCCGCCTGCAAAGCCGCGTGCAAGACCCTACCCTGGCCACCGTGCTCAGCCTGCTCAGTCCGTTTATGGGCTATGTGCTGGCGGAGCACCTGCACATTTCCGGAGTATTGGCAGTGGTGGCAACGGGGCTAGTGATGTCGTGGAATTCGTTTGAGGCCTACACGTTCCGGACCCGCATCCGGCGCAGCAACTTCTGGAAAGTCCTCACTTTCCTGCTCAACGGCTTCGTGTTTATCCTCATTGGCTTGCAGCTGCCGGCCATTATGGAAGGGTTGGGCGCTTATTCCCTACCCACCATTATTGGGTATGGGCTGCTGATTAGCGTGGTGGCCATTGTGGTGCGGCTGCTGTGGATTTTTCCGGCTGGTCTTTCCTCCTACTATTTCGGACGGGGCGGGCAGGAGTTTACTTCGGTTAAAGAGCAGGCCCGGGAGCTGTTTGTGGTATCCTGGTCGGGGATGAGGGGGGTAGTGTCGTTAGCGACGGCGCTGGCGTTGCCAATGGTGCTGAGCAACGGCGAGCCGTTTCCGCAGCGCAACCTGATTCTGTTCATTACCTTCTGCGTTATCCTCGTAACGCTGGTGGTACAGGGGCTTTCCTTGCCTTGGTTTGTGCGTCGCCTGGGCGTGCAGACGCCACCCGAGCAGGATCTGCAGGAGGCGCGGGAGCTGCGCCTGGAACTGGCCCGTGCCGCCCTCACCTACATCGACTCGACGGTGGCCGGCGCTACCGACGCCCGCGCTTTTCGGGAAATTCGCAACCGCTTCGAGCATCGCATCAGCCGCCTGGAAAATCCCGTTCCGCCCGATGCTACCTCCGATAATACCTCAAACCCCGCCGCCGAGCGTGCCGAGTTCGAGCAGATTCTGCGTCAGCAGCTGGCTGTTATTGAGCACGAGCGGGAACTGCTGGTACAGCTGCACCGCGCCGGCACCTTCAGCGAGGAAGCCGTGCGGCGCGTAGAGCGGGAGCTGGACATTACTACCTCTACCCTTTACTCGCAGCTGAATGCTCTGTAA